The Henckelia pumila isolate YLH828 unplaced genomic scaffold, ASM3356847v2 CTG_461:::fragment_3, whole genome shotgun sequence genome window below encodes:
- the LOC140872226 gene encoding glutaredoxin-C1-like, with protein sequence MQCQSESQSYYSSASRVVGVGGGGGNGSSEPMEAVLRLASSSAVVVFSVSTCCMCHAVKRLFSGMGVSPTVHEIDRDPKGKEIEKALARLLGGSSAVPVVFIGGKLIGAMDRVMASHINGTLVPLLKEAGALWL encoded by the coding sequence ATGCAATGCCAGTCGGAGTCACAGAGCTACTACTCATCAGCGTCACGTGTCGTGGGCgtcggcggcggcggcggcaatGGGTCGTCGGAGCCGATGGAGGCGGTGTTGAGGCTGGCCTCCAGCAGCGCGGTGGTGGTGTTCAGCGTCAGCACGTGCTGTATGTGCCATGCAGTGAAGAGGCTGTTTAGTGGGATGGGAGTCAGCCCTACGGTTCACGAGATCGATCGAGATCCTAAGGGGAAAGAGATTGAGAAGGCCCTCGCACGCCTGCTCGGAGGCAGCTCCGCCGTGCCGGTGGTTTTTATCGGCGGCAAACTCATCGGAGCGATGGACAGAGTCATGGCTTCACATATTAATGGCACTTTGGTCCCACTCCTTAAGGAAGCTGGAGCGCTCTGGCTTTAA